In Solanum lycopersicum chromosome 3, SLM_r2.1, the genomic stretch tgaaaataacttaGAAATAAGGTAATAAACCAAATGAATGAGTTTGACAAATTGTATCTTGCTCAAAAGCAAACATTGTTATATTGTAGAATAACCGATAGTTTAACACAACCAAGAAATAAAAGTATGAAACTAAATAACGAAGAAATTGATATAccaaattgtataaatacaattattttatttacttagtTTAATccaattatacatataaaaaaaaaactcaaaccgttaaagattaataataaaaaaataaataccacaaaatcacaattcatcatcaatatatcaaaaataatttttcgattcaattttaaacataaaaagtgAACGGCTTGGGCTTGAATTTTGAAGTACATACgacaaatttctcaatttaaaaggatcataaattatatttgagaaattaaatttatttcatgtactcctaaaataatgtatcaaGAACAATAAGTGTGATGGAGCGTTGGACTATCATCTTTTGTGtgattgaaataattttttcatgttttcataaaatattataacaagaattcaaaatttaaaaattttaaactatgaatttttaattataacaaaACTATTTTATCGGACTTATAAACAAAATCTAAAACTTATAGAAGTTCTTAGGAATTAAAAAATGTCTTAAATTTatcatcttattttttttccagattatAGATCGAATTCAAAGTAGGGTTCGAGTTTTAAATATAAAGtcgattctttttttataaaaatgctttgatttcaaaaaagaattgttaatcttaaatttaaattaatcaaactttaaacaaatttgaaacatatcgaataaaaataataaataataataagagaatCCAAGGAAAAAGAAGTTGTACAAGACTAGTCTTTGTCCTTTTAATATCCCCTTTTTTTACATAGGAttctttcatatttaaatagaatctaattaaaatatttttaaatcgtTTAAAgctaacaaattatttttttttatttttccaacttttcaaaaaaatatctcacatattttttttaaaaaataaaataaaatcttatcaACATATTTTGTTAATGGTGATTAAcgaatgtgaaaatattttcttatcgATATATCTCATTTAAAAATACTACGTATGAtcaatgaaattttatatactaaaataatataacttGTTTGACGGGATAATcacattaatataattattctaaaattaaGTATGAGATTGTTTATCCcacatttaattataaatatcatcaaaaatattttattccactaattatataaaatgatgAATCAACAATTCCACGTAAAAGACAAGATATTCTTGTTTACATCTGgcatatcaaaaaatttaaattttacaatcaaataaatatataattctttCACCTTTAATCgtaatatcatattataatttcatatcaaaacataatataaatatatatatattttcttatattttcctccgttaataattttaaaaatacagaTAATTGTCAAATCAAATTTTCCCTCccaagttcttttttttaaaaaaaatatattttgaaaaagacagataatattttttatttttttaaaaaaaatcagaaaaataataaatactaaaattttaattagaatccAATTTTGCCGCCATCTACGCCACCCACGTCAGATACCGACCTCGGATTCCTACTTGAGCCCTTAAAGTACTGTCAGCACAACCAATTAAAACTTGCCACGTCAGCTATAATATATTTATCGTACCCCACTTCCCAAGAGTCCACAATGTGGGcccaatttttattattattttttaaatattttagaataaaagTATTTACTTTGGTCCCTCAATTATGAATGAATTATGATCATGATCCTTATGATATATGAATTATTACATTTTACTTCTcaattaactaaaatatgaGGTTTTATTCCTTTATATAAGTAGTACCGAAGTTAGTAGGtgtttgatcataaattttgagAGAGAGTTTTAGGTTTATTAGGCCCATTTGATGATAATGTCATACATTTTATTGATATAGGGTGAGTTGAATTGAGACTCGTATATGAGTATTGTCTGATATGAATATATCATTGACTTTAAAGTTAAGTTCTACAAATTAGTGTATACGCCGATATTATTGTATGAGACACAGTTATGACCAGTTTAAAACATAGACGCTCAAACGATCAATGTAGTAGTTATAAGGACGATTCTATAAATGTATAAGCATATCTTGATggatataattaagaaaaataaattatttggaGTAGAGCGGGAGAGACCTTTGCGATGGACAAGACAAGATAAACAACAAGAATGACAAGATTTGGCcatgtaaaaaaaaacatatggaTGCGCGTAATACAAAAGATATGAACTCCTACGAGAGATAAAATGGGATGAAGGGAATCTAATGTGTGGTGATTAACACACGAGGACATGATATAGTTTTAGTTTAGTAAGGATATCATCCTATATATGAAGATATAGAGTTTGAGTTATAATCGAAGGTCTGTCGATAACCGAATGATGTCACACGTCACGTTAGAGAAGGAGGAGATTCACTATGTACTACTTGTTATTTTATCATGTCAATTATATTCTTTTCTTGCGACTCAACATCAAAATTTGTTACTCTGCGATGTAAAATTATATGTGAATacgttattattaatttatttaaccaTATATATTGCAAATAATTTTCGTTTTATTTGGAATTCATTAATATTCCAAGGACTAAAagtactaattattattatattatatggtaACAGTTATTAAAAAATTTGGCGGGCATTTAcaacaaattcaaatattttattttatttttaaccaaAACCCTAGATATTAGAATCTCCCTCATTTCGCTTCCCTCCTCTTCCCTCTCTCCATTTTTGCTAGGGTTTTCGCTTCTCTCTGCTTATCGGTTCGATTTTTTGCTTCATTTCAGGTTCGCCATTTTCCTTCTCTATATCTTTgttgtttaattttgttttttgatgacgttcttatcttttttttccaatttttgtgaatttttttgggTTCATGGAGGTTCTGATTTGCTTTTTTTGCATTTATGTATCGTGTAAAATAGTTCCTTGAGCGGAGGATTAATTGAAAACAGTTTCTTAGCGGTGTAAGGTAAGTTTTGCGTACATTTTAGCTTCTCTAGACCCCATTTTGTGTGATTATACTGtggatatgttgttgtagtGTTGTGGAATTGATCTTAACTAATTTAGTACTGAAGAggaatttttgttgtttctgtATATAACTGTTTTTGTCTAGTTTGtgtttcaacattttttttcatggaGGTTTTGGTTTAGATTGTTGCTATTTTGTTGAAAGGTGGATGATTTATATGGTTGATCTTAACTAGTTTAGgatctagttttttttttgggttttgctTGTAGCTATATATATTAGTCATTGTttaaaagtagtgtatttttggaggATCTAACGTGGATGCGGGTTCATTTTTGGGTAGTTGTAGCAATTAGAATATTTTCTAACTAGTTCCAGATTTGAATGTATTAGTGCGGATGATTTTTTGGAGTTGTTTGTTTACGTTGGTGGCCTGTTTGCAATTGCTATATGCTAAAGTAATTGTATGCTCTATTGTGTTTAGCtgtgaatttattttatcttgatCCTGTTTTTGGATTGGATTTTCTATTTCATCCAGATCCTGTTACGTAACTCTGAAGATGTTAGTTATGTCATCCATTTTTTGTGGTTTCTGAAGTTAATGTTTTGTGTtgttaatttgtttattaaaagTTGGAATCTTTCCTGTTTTTGATGGGTATGACTTGGAACTTTTTAACTTTTCAGGTCAATGTTGAGGAGTAGTCAGAGTTAATTCGGTCTTGATTTGATAAATAAGCAAAATTTATTAAAGTAGAAACTTCAAGAAATTAGGTGATGATTTGGTTAAACTGATTGGAAACAAAAAAGTAAATCAGAATAATATGGGTAAAGTGTCACCCAAAGATGGTCAATCCAAGACTCCAAAACAGAAAAGGCGGACAAAGAGTACAAAGGGAAAATATTTGAAACCAGGTGCTTTGGCTCAGCTCcgttacactaaggcatcagcTGCTAAATCTTGTACGGATCTTGGGAAGAAAAGGGTGGCTGTAATAACTTCAGATGAAACAAACAATCAAGCAGCACTTAAAAATAGTGTTGTTGAGGGAAGTCCCATATTTTTATCACCCGTGAAGTTTTGTTATGGTTCTGTGAATACGCCCATTGATATATCTAAGCAGAATAAATTGCAAATGACACCAAAGACACCTGGTGCATTTGAGTGCACATCAGAGTCGAGGCTCGAGTCTCTTCCAATGGATTTACTGGTATAGAGAGTTCCATTCCTTTTGCTTTCATTTTATTGTTGATCATATGCTATACTGATGCATCAAATGTCCCGATTAATATCATTTTGCACACTGTATGTTTTGAACTGTGGATGTTGGATCTTGTGTcaacacttggaaaaaaaatatgagaacCATGGTGGTTAACAATCTGGTATTGTTCTTATGTCAATTTCATCTGAAGTTTTGATATAtggaaaatattatatatagcaTTTGtagtattgttttttttttaaaaaaaaatttccttggAAAGCCTTTGTGAATTGAAGCCACATAAATTTGTCTCATCCAGAACATCATATCAGTTGGATCTGTTTTAATACTCCTTATTTGTTGATGATTGTCATCCTTTCATAACAGCAGGAATCCTTATCATGCTTGTATTTTAGTATCTATCCTCACTTTTTTTTTCACCTGTTTACCCCTCCTGTTCTCCCTGGTCAGCATCATGTAGAAGACCTGCTTACTTTAAGGTCAGATTTTGTAAGTTACTCAAATTTAGAAAAACCAATAGTATGCAGTGcttatgaaaaaagaaagtaatTATTAGAATAGAAAACAGTTAGAAAGACTGGTTTATCAGCTGAAAATAGCTTATCTTTGAATGGTATGGTATATATGTTTCAAAGACCAACCAGCGTTGTGAAACATGAAATATTTGCTGATATGTCTGCTTTTCTTTATGTTCTCTGCATTCACTGAGAAAATGAATAGAAGATCTGCAGGGCATGGGTCTTACTGTTGCCCTGTGAGTGTTATGCTTGGTGGTGTGATTTAGGAAACTAATCTTTTATGTATTTGTGTTTGCTCCTTTTAATTATCTGAGCTGAAAAGCTAATAGATTTTTTACTTTCTGATTGAGGTCAAACTACTGTGCCATTTACACCATGACCAACTTAAAGCAGTTTTCCATGTCTCTCAGAAGATCAGGAAGGCAGTGAGTCTCTTATCTGTCTCTGTGTTCATCTCTTTTTAAGAAATGGGTTATGTGTTGGACCCTAATCAATGGATCAAATTCAATAGGTAATTCAGGCAAGGCTTTTCCATTTCAATTATACTACTCCGGATAGAACGCGGCAGGAGATGTTAAGAACCATGACTCCTACCCCCACTGATCACTGGCCATTTGTAAGGTAATGTTTCATCTCTCATCTCTATAACCCATCTTGATGGCTATAGACATATCTGTTGAATTTTCTCATATGCCTGTCACTTGCAGCAAAGAAAACGGAAAAGGTGCATGGATCAACACTCCTCACACTCCTAAGGCTCCAAAACATGGTCCACGTCCTTCACCCCGTCTCAAGTTCCCAGAGATGAGGCACATTGCAGCTGTTCTTTTTCAAGAGTCTACTATCCCTAAAAGATACATGGTTCCATCTGTTATACCAACGTCCCTATGCAAGTCGTTGGGTTCTAATAGAGTTCTATTCTATGAGGATGAATTATGCCAGGCTGTTGCTCAGAATAAACTCCGTTGATTTCCAGTGTTCTGATATATGTATAGTAGAAAACTATCTCGTTTTCGTCTTTGGTAGCATATGGACAGGATGCAGTTTTTGTAATATTACCCCAGGGCGCTCGTTGAAGGTGGTTAAAGATTACTAGGTTTAGATAGATTTGAATGTTTTTGCGAATAATATATGGAGAGACTTGGCTTGTGTATAGTTCTCTATAAGTTCTATTTATTGGGGTTTGGGTGTTGCTTCTTGCTTGTTTTAAGTGTTTGTTACTGCAGTAAATgaaatttacaagaaaaaatcGAAGTCTCTGCCTTTATATCTGAAACTGAAAAGAGTATTGAATAGAGGGTATTCGGAGTCAGTACCTCAGATGGTTATTTAACTATGTACTCTTTTCttaaaaagtcactcaactttcaattttcacttaaAACTCAGTCAACTATTCACTTTTTTCTCCGAAAGTCAtttaactttgaattttaattcaaaatttactcTTTCCTCAAAGAGTGACTCAAtctgttaaattattttttaattaaaaattgttgatattaattatttatataacaaaccaaaaattttaaaaaataaattaaaccatttaatgatccacccacctaactcgacccattaaaaaatatgatatgacccattttattttgtctttaatcctaattTAAGGTTTAAAGAGAGGaattaatttaggattaaagataaaataaaatgggtcatatcatattttttaatgggtcgggttaggtggatggatcactaaatggtttaattaattttttaaaatttttggtttgttatataaataattaatatcaacaatttttaattaaaaaataatttaacagattgagtgacttttgaatttttaaccaaactaagccattatataaaacaatttaccaaaataatatatttttctaaaattttacaaaattagtataaacgtatttcacggtaacgttttaggatatattttattttttaaaaactaacagcattaggttgatatacgttactgtaagtaatgttttactcctaaaacattattttcagtaacgttttactcctaaaacgttactatgagtaacgttttaggagtaaaatgttactgtgagtaacgtatatcaatctgacgctatcaacttttaaaaaaaatatatatcctaaaacgttactgtggaatatgtttatactagttttgtaaaattttagaaaaacatattattttggtgaatgactttatataatggcttagtttggtCAAAACCTCGTGACTTTTTGAGAaaagagtggatagttgagtgacttttgagttaaaattcaaagttgagtgactttctgagaaagaaagcaatagttgagtgacttttaagtaaaaattgaaagttgagtgactttctgagagaagagtgcatagttgagtgaccatctgatGTATTAACTCAGGGTATTCCACATTTGTAGAGAACTCTATCAATGTTATAACGAGTTATAACAGCATAACCAATGTATCCCATAAGTAAAATAAGTCGAGAGTGGTGCGtatgcaattttatttttatttttgtgaaagTAAATTAGTTGTTTCCAATGTTATCAATGAGTTTTTGTAATCAAATATTTATCTATTATGAGTTTATTGATTGTATATAAACATGAGTGTGTAATTGTCACTATCATCTACTACATTTATCAGCCTCCATCATATTTGTTTAATCATCATTATCGATcgacaaatattttttcaaacttttttttttttattaatataatattttaatacaccTATTTTTAGGTCTTAACTTTAATACTGAAACTAATATTTAAatctataattaaatttaagcaTCTTACAATAAGAATATGTAATGAgaattttaaacaaataaaccaAGGACAAATTTGGGTGTCAAATGACCCGACcctacccgacccgacccatgCTTCTTACTGGCAGTTGCAAGGAAGTAATGTCACAAAACTGAAGTCAAAATACCAAACAGAGCCCAGAAAAGCTCGTCGACTTTGCGAATTCACCGAGAAATCGATCGGAGAACACTATGACCCCTAACGGAGTTGAAGATGAAGATAAATTTCTAGCTTCTGGAGTCGCCGGCATTCAACAGAACGCCTTTCACATGCATCGCGCTCTTGTATTTTCACAAAAcccccaatttttttttcaatatttacatgTATTTTTAGGTTTCCAGGCACCTAAATTTTGAGTTTCTGTATGAATTGTGTAGGACTCAAATAATCTGAAAGATGCACTCAAATATTCAGCTCAGATGCTGTCGGAGCTCCGAACTTCAAGGCTATCACCTCACAAATACTACGAGCTATGTGTGTACTTTTTCATTTGATCTGATCTTAATTATTGCCcacttaataaatttttacttaatttcaATTCTTTAAGTTCCTTAACCTCAGTATGAGAACTGTTTTGCTGTTCCTTtgcttttttaaatttaaaattttagttaggTAGGGGAGTGTTGTCTCATTTCCTAAAAGAATAGATTGTTGCATTGTATCTGTTTTTTTTTACCAGTAGTAGTAGCATTTGTCGCGTATTTGGCCTATCTTACAACCTTTTAGTAGCTTCGGTTATTGCATTTGATCTTGGTACGTTATGTTGTGGTTCCTTATTATTCCGTGTCTTCTTTACTACTGTATTGTTCTGTTAGTTGTTCTGTTAGTTGCTTTGTTAGTTGCTTTGATGTTCGTttcttgagccgagggtcttcctgaaacagcctctctacctccTCGAGGTATGGTAAGGTTTACGTGCACACTACCCTCCCTAGACCCCGcttgttgtagttgttgtttttGTATTGTTGATATGctgaaaaaagaatttcaacaatttaaaaGCATTTGATAGGACAGTGTTGTAGTTGTTTTATTCGACTGTTTctaatttttgaaatcttttaaatGTTTAAATGCTCATTGTTTTATTAGATATGCGGGCTTTTGATGAATTGAGAAAGCTAGAAATGTTCTTCAAGGAGGAGACAAAGCGGGGTTGCTCAATTGTTGAGTTGTATGAACTCGTGCAGCACGCTGGCAACATTTTGCCTAGACTGTAAGTTGTTGTGATGATCCAACTGTATCTTCCTCTTTAACTCCATTTTCTGCAAGCTTTACCGTAATGTCCTTGAGCGAGTAATTTCATGTATGCGGATTGGCTTAAAGATTTGCAGTCTGTATCGATTTTGTATGTTTCCAGAGAGTAGTACTTTGGACTTCAATTATTAGGGACAATCTTTTTTAGTAATGTAATGAGATTAAAGACTCAAATCAAATATAGAGAACTATCAATCATGGCTGAAAGCCAGAAAGAGAAAACATTGTACTTCCTGGGTGAGAAAATTAGAAAATCTACACTTGAGAAAGCACAgacaaaaaattagagaaaatcagAAAATGGATTTAGTGAGAAATTATTTGGCTTATACTTATCTTTGATGGAGAATCCACAAATATAAGTAGAAAGAACAACCAGTGTAACAGAGATGACTTTTCCTTTACATGCAGTGAAGTATTAGGACCAGTTGCATTTGGCATTGCTTTCAAGTTACTTTTTTCATGCTAATCTTACTGTTCTTCGCTTAATTACTTACCGATGATGTCAAAGGCACACCTGAGCCCTGATGCAAGGTGCAAAACATGTTGAGCTCTTCGCTTCGCTTTATGGTTGCTTTAGTGTCATCATTAAGGTTTTAAGGGCCACTGAGTGCAATCTTGAAGATGTGACACTAAACCATTCATATTAcactttatcataattttttttaattgcttCATCCATATGTTTGTTATTCATGCTTATGATTACTAATCTTGGACTACACATacagatttcactttctctccATTTGcgcctttttcattaaagccaACACTTTATTTGCGGTTGACACCCGAAAAGACTAGAGTGTTTTTTGTGCTTTTGGCTTTTAATGACACTGCTACTTGCAGACATCTGTTCTCAGATTCAGCCTTCCTTTAGCCTTGGTTGGATGTTCCTTTCTTAGTTGCGCGGACTTTTCACTTTTGATGCTGCAACCGTgtcggattctccaaaaatacactGCTTTTGGCAAATCCGACACGCACCCATTGACATTTTTGAATAGTCCGACCAACATAGGACTTCCTTTATGACTCACACAATGCAAGTTTTGCTGCTTTAGCAGTTTGGTTAATGGAGATCAATGCTAGAACTTGCAATATAGTTTATTCAAACTGGAAAATTTCCAATATTTTCTGGAATTATTTGGAAAGCACTGCTATTTTAAgtagttattaatatatatcTAGAGAACTGGTGATGCTGTGGCAAACAGGAGTGCAGATTATGCTCAGACTAATTTAGGATGGGTAGTTGGAGAGGAGTTCAGGAAGTTAGTAGGATAGCTAAAGACATGTAGGTACTCAGGGATGCTGAGAGATAAAATATTGTTACTAAGATTTCCACTGCTATATTAGTTGCTACTTTTATTCAAAGATCAAGATAAAAATGCGGATGGTGGAAAGTTAGTAATGTGCTTCATTTCGTTGgttctttgttcttttattgTTTAACCTATGTTAAAGAGATGCTCTATTTATTATCTTGCTGCTTTCAAGCTTGTCTTTAGTTTCGTTCTCTATTATTTTCTATACACTTCACAATCGTATTCTACTTTCTAAAGTTCATACCCCTGCTCTTGTTCCCCAGGTATCTACTTTGCACAGTGGGGTCTGTGTACATCAAATCCAAGGAGGCTCCCGCCAAGGATATCCTTAAAGACCTGGTTGAAATGTGCCGTGGTATACAACATCCTTTACGTGGACTCTTTCTGAGGAGTTACCTTTCCCAAGTTAGCAAGGATAAATTGCCTGATATAGGTTCCGAGTATGAAGGGTAAGGGTGTTACTCAGCTCCATGGTGTGAAACCATCATTTAGTTACAAGAATTATGTGTCAGTTTCCAAGTTTGTTGGGTTTCCTTAGCAATGTTCTAGCTTCTAAATATAAGTGCTTAATAGAGAAAAATACTACGATGAAGTGTCATCCTGAATGCTTAAACCACTGACATGACTCAAACTGATTAGCAGACCAGCAGTGTAtctatgttttattttgaatatttgaatagAATGCTGGAGTAGCAGATTATGTTGTTCATGTAATCTGTTTTATGGTTGTCTTACTGCCAATTGATTAGTTGAGGGTTTCCTCAACTTCGTAAATGTAGTTTGATCTTGACACTgaggaaagaaaaaagaaaaaaagaaaaagagactaACTTACCTTCATTGAAGCTTCTTTCATGTTTAGCATCACCTGTAATGTGAACATCATCGTTTTATACACTAATATCTTGTTCCCTTCCACAGAGATGCAGATACTGTTGTGGATGCTGTAGAGTTTGTACTCCAAAATTTCACGGAAATGAACAAACTCTGGGTTAGAATGCAACATCAGGTTAGTTGAAACATCTGTGGATGCTATAACATGCTCTCATGCCTTGACATGCATAGTACCACAATGCTTGCATGTCATGAAGGTAAATGTAAATCATGAGGGCATAATTTGTGGTCATGCAGGAGTTTTAATGCTTGTGAATGATTCATACTCTTTGCTGATCATGAGTTGAGGCTAGCATCGGGCTTTCTCATCTGCAGGGACCTGCTCTGGAAAAGATGAAACGCGAAAAAGAAAGGAGCGAGCTTCGTGATCTCGTATGAGCCGTTACTTCATCATGTTTACTAGCAATCAAGTAAGCCGTGGATGTGTACACTCATGCGAAGCTTTTCCtcttt encodes the following:
- the LOC101268742 gene encoding F-box protein At4g35930; the protein is MGKVSPKDGQSKTPKQKRRTKSTKGKYLKPGALAQLRYTKASAAKSCTDLGKKRVAVITSDETNNQAALKNSVVEGSPIFLSPVKFCYGSVNTPIDISKQNKLQMTPKTPGAFECTSESRLESLPMDLLVKLLCHLHHDQLKAVFHVSQKIRKAVIQARLFHFNYTTPDRTRQEMLRTMTPTPTDHWPFVSKENGKGAWINTPHTPKAPKHGPRPSPRLKFPEMRHIAAVLFQESTIPKRYMVPSVIPTSLCKSLGSNRVLFYEDELCQAVAQNKLR